The segment AGCTCGGGATACAGCTTGCGGAGAAGCTCAATGCCCTTGGCGCTCAATCGCACCTGAACGCTACGGCGGTCGTCGCGCGAGGGCATGCGCTTGACTAGGCCGCGGGCTTCGAGTCGATCGAGGATGCCGGTGATGCCGCCCTTGGTGATCAGGGTTTTCTCGGCTATTTCCGAGCAGGTGACGCTGGAGTCCACCGCATCGGCGAGGACCGTAAGAACGTCCATCTGCGCGAGCGACAGGTGATATGCATGAATCGCCCGCTCAGGATGATTCGAGAAAAGGAAAGACGCCTTGAGCAACGCCCGCGAGAGGTCGAGGAACGGTTGATCGGCCGGCGCGGTGACTTGCGATCTCAGAGAATCTTTCTCGGCCGGGATGGACGGCTTTGAGGGCATGAGAACCTTCCGTACGATGGTCATGGAAACAATTGATTTATCTCTAAACGAAATAAAGGAACGCGCCGAGCGGGGCAACCCCGCATTTCGCGCCGGGATTCACATCGGGCGATGGCTCAGATACGCAGGGCCGGCGTGGGGATTCGGAAGGTCGGACAATCCGGTGCGCGGCGGTGAGTCCGCCGCGTGCACCGGATGGGTAAGACCAGACGATCAGTGGCTTTGTTCGAGGCGCATTGGGGTGAAAAACGTCCTGTCTACTGCGCCTGAATTAATGTACCAGCCTTCGCTGCCGCTCTGTGGTGGGGAATACAGGGTAGTAGAGAAGCCGGTAGTCAGATCTTCGTCGACCTGGGCGGTTTCAAACATCCGCTTGTACGGCCAGATCGCTACTCGGGCGTTCGGCGTGGCTCGATCGCTATAGGCATGAAAGTTTGCGATCGTCTTCCACAACTGCCCGTTGGGGCCGTATAGGTCCGAGGCGGTGATGAACCATCCTTCAGAGTCGATGTACAAAACACGTCGCGGAACGATCGTGCTCCCACCGAGGAAGGGCCGATTCTTGGCGGTGGCCTCGATCACATAAAGACGACGCATCTGCCAGTTCTCGGGACACACGGTCCGGCCGCCGTCCTGGGCGCACGGAATTGCCGGCGAGTTGGCATTCACGCTTGCCAGCATCGAACGCTCGCCCATCAATCGGTAGTTGTAGTCGGCGGGTTTTCCCGCGAATCCAAAAGCCGAGTCGGGATCGAGGGTCGACGCATACGTCGTCGCGCCGCCAGCCCCGGACTTCGAGCCGGCACTACTTATTGCTGCGACCCCGAACGAATCGGACAATTCACTGGCCGGCAGACGCCGGAGCCGCCGGCTTTCAGCGCTGTATTCCCACGCGTTGTCCTCAACGCCCGGCAGGACGGAACCTTCGCGCACTATTCCAGCGCCCCGCATCTCCGAGGGCTCGAGGATCGGGAAAGCGCCGAACCGGTAGGCGAGACCGGTCTGATAGATGTCCTTGTCAATCGGTGTCGGCTCCACCTCGGTGCGGCCGATGCTCTTGTAAAAGCCAAAGTGACCGAAGCTCATTACTTCGACTGGTTCCGATTGGCCTGGCCGATGGCTCACCGCCTCGATGCCGGGCGCGTCGAGATCATCCGTGTTAAGCGGGCGAAACTCGAAGTTCCAGATGATCTTGGTCGCGGCTTGCGGATCGTTCACATCGACGAGCGGAAACGGCTGTCCAGCCTTGTAGTTGATGAGATTTCCGCCGGGCGTGAGCACAACCTGGGGCGAGTATTGTTCGGTGGCCGCCTTGTAAGGCGGAGGCCACTCAAGATGAGAGCTCGGAACAATTTTCATGACCATGCCCTGCCGGACGAGCTGGTAATTTCCGGGGCTCACCAAATTCGCGACTTTCGCTGAATTGCTCGGGGTAATGACGTCGCCGGGCTTTACCAGGGCGTCGG is part of the Candidatus Binataceae bacterium genome and harbors:
- a CDS encoding MarR family transcriptional regulator; this translates as MPSKPSIPAEKDSLRSQVTAPADQPFLDLSRALLKASFLFSNHPERAIHAYHLSLAQMDVLTVLADAVDSSVTCSEIAEKTLITKGGITGILDRLEARGLVKRMPSRDDRRSVQVRLSAKGIELLRKLYPELARSNRALFERALRPEQMREFAKSLDLLIRGLEAQSES
- a CDS encoding DUF1329 domain-containing protein, with amino-acid sequence MRASRSPTVFMIALAAVFFLAPAADALVKPGDVITPSNSAKVANLVSPGNYQLVRQGMVMKIVPSSHLEWPPPYKAATEQYSPQVVLTPGGNLINYKAGQPFPLVDVNDPQAATKIIWNFEFRPLNTDDLDAPGIEAVSHRPGQSEPVEVMSFGHFGFYKSIGRTEVEPTPIDKDIYQTGLAYRFGAFPILEPSEMRGAGIVREGSVLPGVEDNAWEYSAESRRLRRLPASELSDSFGVAAISSAGSKSGAGGATTYASTLDPDSAFGFAGKPADYNYRLMGERSMLASVNANSPAIPCAQDGGRTVCPENWQMRRLYVIEATAKNRPFLGGSTIVPRRVLYIDSEGWFITASDLYGPNGQLWKTIANFHAYSDRATPNARVAIWPYKRMFETAQVDEDLTTGFSTTLYSPPQSGSEGWYINSGAVDRTFFTPMRLEQSH